A portion of the Vicinamibacteria bacterium genome contains these proteins:
- the argS gene encoding arginine--tRNA ligase, which translates to MILDLQSRLAQLVRAAARKAFGVDLDEITFQYPPQIELGDLALTSPFDLAKKLRRKPRDIAERLAAALSSAPGVRRAEVAGGGYVNVFLERGAFAAGFYAALRAPRPAAVRPGTVIVEHTSINPNKAAHVGHLRNATLGDTFVRVLRHRGHTVGVQNYIDDTGVQVADVVVGLIHLEQRNLAGLETVPGRFDYYCWDLYARVGDFYAADPRRKALQVETLHAVEAGDNDTARLAAAVAARIVDCHLATMERLGIRYDLLAHESDILRLHFWDRAFALLKEAGAIRFESEGKNKGCWVLTMGGGEADESAGGTPPRGGPASPEARRVSDEDKIIVRSNGTVTYTGKDIAYQLWKLGRLDQDFHYRRHRTYPDGQVLWTTTSGPGEPGAPVFGHARAVYNVIDVGQSYPQRVVKAGVAALGHAQDAEESHHLAYEKVVLSPATAKALGYAVSEEEAAVKVSGRKGLGVKADDLLDALLGKARSEIDARDPAREAAARERTATAIAIGALRYFLLKFGRTRIITFDMEEALAFAGETGPYLQNALVRARNIFAKMEGEGHPVAALLERASGSDLGALLEGEEGDEVWSLLLLMARSEEVAEQAVRAEEVALLAKHTFAVAQAFHSYYQNPNYSVLYAASEERRAFRTLVVDCFLRQMDLLLDLLGIPVPERM; encoded by the coding sequence ATGATCCTTGACCTCCAGTCCCGGCTGGCCCAGCTCGTCCGCGCGGCGGCCCGGAAGGCCTTTGGCGTCGACCTGGATGAGATCACCTTCCAATACCCTCCCCAGATCGAGCTGGGCGACCTCGCCCTGACCTCGCCCTTCGACCTAGCCAAGAAGCTGAGGCGGAAGCCACGCGACATCGCGGAGCGCTTGGCCGCAGCGCTCTCCTCCGCCCCCGGCGTGCGCCGGGCGGAGGTGGCGGGGGGGGGCTATGTCAACGTCTTCCTCGAGCGGGGGGCCTTCGCGGCCGGGTTCTACGCCGCCCTCCGCGCTCCCCGGCCTGCCGCCGTCCGGCCGGGGACGGTGATCGTGGAGCACACCAGCATCAACCCCAACAAGGCCGCCCATGTCGGCCACCTCCGGAACGCCACCCTGGGCGACACCTTCGTGCGGGTCTTGCGGCACCGTGGCCACACAGTGGGGGTCCAGAACTACATCGACGACACCGGCGTGCAGGTGGCGGACGTGGTGGTGGGGCTCATCCACCTCGAGCAGAGGAACCTGGCCGGACTCGAGACGGTTCCCGGGAGGTTCGACTACTACTGCTGGGATCTCTACGCGCGGGTGGGGGACTTCTACGCCGCCGATCCCCGGCGCAAGGCCCTGCAGGTGGAGACCCTCCACGCGGTGGAGGCCGGCGACAACGACACCGCGCGCCTGGCCGCGGCCGTGGCCGCGCGCATCGTGGACTGCCACCTGGCCACCATGGAGAGGCTGGGCATCCGCTACGACCTCCTCGCCCACGAGAGCGACATCCTGCGCCTCCATTTCTGGGATCGGGCCTTCGCCCTCCTCAAGGAGGCGGGGGCGATCCGCTTCGAGAGCGAGGGCAAGAACAAGGGCTGCTGGGTGCTGACCATGGGCGGGGGCGAAGCCGACGAGAGCGCGGGGGGAACGCCCCCCCGGGGGGGCCCTGCCTCCCCCGAGGCGCGCCGGGTGAGCGATGAGGACAAGATCATCGTCCGCTCCAACGGAACCGTGACCTACACCGGAAAGGACATCGCCTACCAGCTCTGGAAGCTGGGCCGCCTGGACCAGGACTTCCATTACCGACGCCACCGCACCTACCCCGACGGCCAGGTGCTCTGGACTACGACCAGCGGGCCCGGCGAGCCGGGGGCGCCCGTGTTCGGCCACGCGCGCGCGGTCTACAACGTGATCGACGTGGGCCAGTCGTACCCCCAGCGGGTGGTGAAGGCGGGGGTGGCGGCCCTCGGCCACGCCCAGGACGCGGAGGAGAGCCACCACCTGGCCTACGAGAAGGTCGTGCTCTCCCCCGCCACCGCGAAGGCCCTCGGCTACGCGGTGTCGGAGGAGGAGGCGGCGGTGAAGGTCTCCGGGCGCAAAGGGCTCGGGGTCAAGGCCGACGACCTCCTGGACGCCCTCCTGGGCAAGGCCCGGAGCGAGATCGACGCCCGGGATCCCGCCCGGGAGGCGGCGGCCCGGGAGCGCACCGCCACCGCCATCGCCATCGGCGCCCTCCGCTACTTCTTGCTCAAGTTCGGGCGGACCCGAATCATCACCTTCGACATGGAGGAGGCGCTGGCCTTCGCGGGTGAGACCGGGCCCTACCTCCAGAACGCACTGGTGCGGGCGCGGAACATCTTTGCCAAGATGGAGGGCGAGGGGCACCCGGTGGCGGCGCTCCTGGAGCGGGCCTCCGGTTCCGATCTCGGGGCCCTCCTGGAGGGCGAGGAAGGAGACGAGGTGTGGTCCCTTCTCCTGCTCATGGCCCGCAGCGAGGAAGTCGCCGAGCAGGCGGTGCGGGCGGAGGAGGTGGCCCTCCTGGCCAAGCACACCTTCGCCGTGGCCCAGGCCTTTCACTCCTACTACCAGAACCCCAACTACTCCGTGCTCTACGCGGCGAGCGAGGAGCGGCGCGCCTTCCGGACCCTGGTCGTCGACTGCTTCCTCCGGCAGATGGACCTGCTCCTGGACCTCTTGGGGATCCCGGTGCCGGAGCGGATGTGA
- a CDS encoding gamma-glutamyl-gamma-aminobutyrate hydrolase family protein: protein MSRPAVGVTIGYDERRSGLYLLRQDYLRSVEAAGGLPLVLAPGRPEDASELLHRVDALILTGGSDVDPALYGQAPHPKLGRVIRERDDFELALCREALRRDLPLLAICRGHQVLNVATGGTLIQDIPSELTGGLDHDPRCERWERAHDVRIHNGTRLREILGRETISVNSFHHQAVDQLGQGLTVSAFTSDERIVEGIESPGHRFVLGVQWHPEAFWNRDDGFQTLFGALVRTAAAA, encoded by the coding sequence GTGAGCCGCCCGGCCGTGGGCGTCACCATCGGCTACGACGAGCGGCGCTCGGGCTTGTACCTGCTGCGGCAGGACTACCTGCGATCGGTGGAGGCGGCGGGGGGGCTGCCCCTGGTCCTGGCCCCCGGCCGGCCGGAGGACGCCTCCGAGTTGCTCCACCGCGTAGACGCCCTGATCCTGACCGGGGGGAGTGACGTGGATCCTGCCCTTTACGGGCAGGCCCCCCACCCCAAGCTCGGGCGCGTCATCCGCGAGCGGGACGACTTCGAGCTGGCCCTGTGTCGGGAGGCCCTCCGCCGCGACCTGCCCCTCCTCGCTATCTGTCGGGGACACCAGGTGTTAAACGTTGCCACGGGCGGAACACTGATCCAGGACATCCCGTCTGAGCTGACAGGAGGGCTCGACCACGACCCGCGCTGCGAGCGCTGGGAGCGGGCCCACGATGTGCGGATCCACAACGGGACCCGGCTTCGTGAGATCCTGGGCAGGGAGACGATTTCGGTGAACAGCTTCCACCATCAAGCCGTCGACCAGCTGGGACAGGGCCTTACGGTCTCCGCCTTCACGAGCGACGAGAGGATAGTGGAGGGCATCGAAAGCCCCGGCCACCGCTTTGTCCTCGGGGTCCAGTGGCACCCCGAGGCCTTCTGGAACCGGGACGACGGGTTCCAGACCCTCTTCGGGGCCCTGGTGAGGACGGCCGCGGCGGCATGA